The Fundulus heteroclitus isolate FHET01 chromosome 13, MU-UCD_Fhet_4.1, whole genome shotgun sequence genome contains a region encoding:
- the ecm1a gene encoding extracellular matrix protein 1, whose amino-acid sequence MTSPRGPIGFLTIVLIALLSSDHAETKINSMTNADVPFPPAAPTTLNLGAICQKGHCRPRYLASFFPRSGASHFRRRGKAINRLESWYSLCCGKPEAQKLCCAQQAWKLALSQFCVEEFSTKTLAYECCEFKGDARWSCFDSELPNPDYSCVQGYTAPTVLSEPGFTFNQDACQI is encoded by the exons ATGACTTCACCTAGAGGCCCAATTGGCTTTTTGACGATTGTGCTGATAGCTCTTCTGAGTTCTGATCATGCAG AGACCAAGATAAACTCCATGACCAACGCAGACGTCCCGTTCCCACCTGCAGCTCCTACCACTCTGAATCTGGGTGCCATCTGCCAGAAGGGTCATTGCCGCCCCAGATACCTCGCAAGCTTCTTCCCTCGGTCCGGTGCCAGCCATTTCCGCCGCCGTGGAAAGGCCATCAACCGCCTGGAGTCCTGGTACAGTTTGTGCTGCGGCAAGCCAGAAGCACAAAAACTGTGCTGCGCCCAACAAGCT TGGAAACTTGCCCTCTCTCAGTTTTGCGTGGAAGAATTCTCCACCAAAACACTGGCATACGAGTGCTGTGAGTTCAAAGGAGACGCTCGGTGGAGCTGCTTTGACAGTGAGCTGCCGAACCCAGACTACAGCTGTGTGCAAGGCTACACCGCTCCCACAGTTCTTTCAGAGCCAGGATTCACGTTCAACCAGGATGCGTGCCAAATATGA